ATTCGTTTTGAAAAAATTCGATGATTTCGCCATCGGGACCTTTGCAAAAGGCGATGCGTACAGGGGTTTTGTGGGGTTCGCTGGGGATTTCGAGGCTTTTGGGTTCTATGGTGACTTCGGCTCCGGCTGCTCTGGCGCGTTCAATGGCGGCGTCGCAATCGCTGGTGCGCAGAGCAAAGTGGATGATGGACCCTTCCGGTTTGGGTTCATCTGTGCCATTGGCGAAAATTTCGAGGTAATTCCCATCCCCAGTGTCGAGCATGATGGCGCGTCTTTTGCCTTCACCCCAGGAGATTTTTTTTTGAAATCCCATCGCTTCAGTATAAAATTTTACGGATGCTTCAAAGTCGTGGGCGCGAATTGCAACGTGGTGAAAGCCCCCACCCCCAATGGTTTTGTTTTGCGACATGACCTGCTCCTCTTTTGTGTTGATTATTGTTTGATTTATCGCAAAGATAGGTTAAGATAAAAATTCCGCAAGCAGATTGATGTTAGACCATTGGTAGAATGGCGGAAACACCATTTCTATTGGAGGGATGTTATGGATCGTCTCAAAATTGCACTTGTGGGTGCCGGGCGGCGCGGCGCAGGGGCGCATTTGCCTGTGATTGTGCAGTTGGCAGATGTTTTTGACTTTGTCGCCATTTGCGATAAGGATGAGGAAACAGCCCAGAGTCTGGCAGCAGAACACGGGGTAAGGGCTTATACGAGTGTGCGGGACCTGGTCGATAATGAAGATATCGATGTTGCCGATGTGGTAGTGCCAGGTGTGGCACACCATGCGATTTGCTGTTTTTTGGCGCAAGCAGGTGTGCATCAGGTTGTGGAGACCCCCATTGCTATGACTCGACCGGCATCAGATATGATGATTCGAGCTGCGCGAGATGCGGGCGTTTATCTGGAGGTCGCCGAGAATTATTATCGCGCGCCGATTGAGCGGTTAAAGAAGAAGGTGCTCGTATCAGATGTTATTGGGGAGATTGGACGGATCTATCGGATATGCCACGAGGGTGGGTATCACGGGATGAGTTTGTTGCGCGTGTTGGCCGGTGGCAATCCCAGGCAGGTGATTGGGTTGAGCCATACAACGCCTGTGATTCCGCATATAGATCGCATGAAGCGACATCACGAGTTGGAAAGATGGAGTTTGAGTTTTTTGGAATTCGACAATGATGTGGCTGCGTTGATGGTGTATTCCAATGTGATTCACGCGCGTTCACTCGGGCGCAAGCAAGCGGGTATGGATGAGATTGATGGAACAGCGGGTAGCATTGTGGATGGCAATGTGTATGTTGTGCCAAAGGGCGAATTGGAAACCGGCGCACAGGGTGTGGCTTATGAACCCGTGCGCGTGACGGAAACAGTAGATGGGGTAAATGTGTTGCGCGAGATTCGCTATGAGTTGCCCGGCGGTGCGATTGCGTGGGAGAATCCATTTGCAAACTATGCGCTGAGTGAAGGGCAAGTGGCCGTGGCAGATGAGTTGTTGAGTATTGCCAATGCCGTTCGAGAAGATCGCGAGCCGGATTACGGTGCTGCGATGGGTCGGTTGGATCAGGAGATGAGTCTGGCGGTGAATGCGTCAATTGAGGCCGATCGAGAGACGATTGTGTTCCCGCTGCCCGACGAGACAGAGGTTGAGCACAATATTCATCGCGGATTTGAAGAGCGATTTTTGTGTGCATGGGATGATGTGGAGACTCTGGTGGATGTGTTTTATCCGAGGAGTTAGGTTTTTCGCGGAGGCGTGATGGAAAAACCGATTGTTGTATATGACGGCGAATGTCGTTTTTGTATCTGGAGCGTTCGCCGTATGAAAAAGAAAGACAAACGCAGTCAGTTTGATTATTTGCCCAGGCAGACGCAGGGGATTGAAGACCATTTTCCAAAGCTGGCGTCGTCGGATTTCAATACGGGTATGCGTCTGGTGGTGGGAAAAGAGGATATTTACGTGGGTGCGGATGCCGTGTATCAAATCTATCGCAGGCTACCGCCTTTCCATTTGTTTGCCTGGTTGTACCGCGTGCCGGTTTTGCATCTCGTTTTTCGGGCGGGATATGCGCTGATTGCGCGATATCGCCACCTTTCAGGTCGCGTGGCGTGCGATACGGGGACGTGTGAATTGTCTTATGGGGAGCGCGTAGTAGAGAAAAAAGAAGATCAAACGGCTTGACGTGAGTTTTTGGAGTCGCTATTTTTTTGATGATACATTAGAGGGGTGTTCTAACGTCCTTCCGGACCATCTCAAGGAGGATTCCATTGTCGAGTCCGATCCAATCCGGCGAGCCTTTCGGAGAAGAGACCACCCGGGAGATCATCGACCGATTCCACAGAGACGGTTTCGCGCATATCCCCGGCGTGCTCGAAGCAGGTGAAATGCAGGCGCTGCGGGACCGAACGGATGCGCTTCTCGACGATCCTTTACTTGCGGAAGAGGAAGATCTCGGCTTGCACGACCGCCGCTACGTGCAAATGCACGGCGAGGGGGATCAACCGTTTATCCTTCGGAACACGATCGCGCTGGACGGGATCTTCAGGGAGATGCTTCTTCGGGAACCGATCTTGAGCCTTGCTGAGGCGATTGTCGGACCCAACTGCCGCTTCTGTGGACAGAATGTGCTGCGAAACCAGTCCGGCGTGGCGATCGAAAGGTGGCACGTGGATGGTGCGGTCCACTTCCCCGTCTCGGAGAACGTGCCCCGTCACGATCCCCGGATTCGGCCGCCAGTGCTCTGGATTACCGTGCAAATGGCGCTGAGCGATATCGAGCGGATCGAACACGGGCCCACACAGTACGTCCCCGGAAGTCACCTTTCGGGCAAGGATCCGAACAGTCAGGAGAATCCAGAGTTCGAGGGGCAAGGTCCCGTATCCGTTTTCTGCAAGGCAGGAGACATCTATGTGCAGGATCCGCAGTGCTGGCACCGGGGGGCGCCGAACAGGTCCGATCGCACGCGGTACCTGATGCAATCTCAGTACGCGGTTGACTGGGCGTTCCGGCGGTTTGGATGGATGAACCGGGTGCCCATTCCCGAAGATGCGCGGGTGTCTGCCAGCGATCGCCTGCTTCAATTGCTCGGCGGCCGCCATCCAGAAGGAGGGTAGCGCTTCATCCACATTCGTTTTTTCCTCGCTGTTCCTGGTTCATCTTCTTTTCCTGGAGGTTCCCCATGATCAAAGTAGCTGCCTGGTGTCAAGACCCGTCCGACGCGACGTTGCGCCAGCTAACCCAGCTGGGCGTCGATTGCGTTGATGCCCTGCCATTGCCGACCGATGACCGTGGCGTTTTCGATCTGGACGAGGCACTGAAAATGAAGAAACGAGTTCATTCCTGGGGTCTGCAGGTGAATCGCATCAGTTTGCCCGGTCTATCGAAGCGGTTCATGGACGAAGAGGATGGGGCTGAGGAGGAGCTCGACGTCGCGTGCGAGTCCGTCCAGGTCCTTGGCGAAGCAGGCTATCCTCTCGGACGGGTGCACTTCGACTATTCCACAGATCCCTGGATGATTGGACACTATCGGGCATCGCACCGCGGTGGTTACCTGGCTCGAGGGGACAGTCTGTCACTCGCAGAGGGGGATGAGCCGCCGGCCATAGCAGTGCGGGAGCAGCGGTGGGGACGCGTCTGTGCGGCTTACGAACGGCTCGTACCCGTCGCGGAAGCCGCAGGCGTCAGACTGATGATGCATCCCTCCGATCCGCCGACGCAAGATGCGCTCTTCGGCGGGCTGGGATTCCACCGGGTGATCGATGCCTTTCCGAACCCGTGTGTCGGTTACCTCTACTGTTGTGGGACACGCGCGGAGGCTGGAGGACTCCCACTCGTCCTGGACGAGATTCACAACTACGGGCGAAAGGGACGTCTCTTCGAGGTCCACTTTCGAAACGTGCGGGCGAGCTTTGCAACTGCCGGTGCGTTCGAAGAGGTCCTGCTCGACGATGGGGACATGAACATGTTCAAGATCCTGCGCGAACTGAAGCGGGTGGGTTACGACGGCTGTCTGAATCCCGATCACTATCCGACGCTTGAAGGAGATGGGCCTGCTGGCAATACCCATGCGCTCGCCTACTCAGTCGGGTATATCAAAGCTTTGTTGGCCGCTCTTGCGTGTGAGTAGGGATGTACAGGATGGATCAGGCAAACTTTTTGTAGTTGGCATCGACAATAGGAAGGAGTATCTCATGGCCGTCCAGGTTGGGAACCGGAAACAGCTTTTCATTGACGCGCGCTTCTTTGATCGAGTCTCTGGTGTCAATCTCCGTATGAATCCGCCTTTGCAGTCCCCCGAGCCAGTGCTCCGGGCGGACAAGCCGTGGGAGAAGCTCGGGATTGGGGCGTACAACACGGTGATCCGGGAAGGGGAGCGGCACTTCCGGCTCTGGTACGGCGCACAGATGAAATCGGGAGGTCCGCAGGAGGGGGCGGTTCGTCTCTGCTATGCGGAGTCCGAAGACGGGGTCTTCTGGCAGAAGCCGGAGATGCACCTCGTCACGTTCCAGGGTAGCACCGCCAACAACATCGTCGCCCCGCTGGATGAGCGTCAGAGTATGCAGGGCGCGACGGTTTATATAGACGAACGGGCGCCCGCCGATTCGCGCTACCGGCTCTGGTCGAAGTACTATCCCAGGGATGATGAGATCGAGGCCGGTGTTCTGCCGGGGCTTTGGGCCATGCATTCGCCCGACGGGATCCATTGGACGTATGATGAGGGCCAGCCGAATCCGCCCAACCAGATGTGCGACACTCAGAATGTTTTTTTCTGGGATGACAGCCTGGACCTCTACGTCGGCTATACGCGGGTACACGAGACCCAGCGACGGGACGAGGCGGCGGAAATGGAGCTCGGAAAGCGATACCGATCCGTTGGCCGGATCACGTCGCCCGACTTTAAGACCTGGTCGCAGCCCACGCTGATCGTTCTGGAGGGAGATGCGCTGGACCTGGAAGCCCCTCTGCCTCCCCGGTCAATGGACAGGCCGCAGGTTGACTACTACACGAACGCGGTTTACAAACATCCCGAGGCGGATGATGCGTACTTTATGATGCCCGCCGCTTACTACCACTGGGAAGAGTCCGATTTCCCGGCCACAATGGATGTCCGGCTCCTCACGAGCCGTGACGGGGTCATATGGTCGCGTCAGGGAGACCGGGAGCCGTTCATCCGTCGAGGGCTGGATGGGGGACCATCGGGTGGCATGGTGATGGCCAATGTCTGGCCCGTGCTTACCGAGACCGAGATGTGGATCTACTATTCGGGCAGGGGAAGTCGGCACAATGATGAGGTGCGCGACGGTTGGAATACCGGTCTGTTCCGGGCGATCCTGAGGCGGGACGGTTTCGTCTCGGCGGATGCGTCTCTCTCTGGCGGAGAGTTTGTGACACCGCCGCTGGCGTTCGATGGCCAGGCGCTCGAGCTAAATGTAGATTGTGGCGGGGGAGGCTGGCTGCTGGTCGAGCTGCAGGACGAGGAGGGGCGCCCCGTGGAAGGCTACACGTTGAAGGCGTGCGAGACGATTGTCGCCAACGCAATCAAGGTAGGCGTGTCGTGGCAGGGGGTCGGTCGCCAGATCCCCACGGATCGGGGACCGCTGCGGCTTCGCGTCGCGATGCGGTCGGCAAAGCTCTACTCGTTCCGGTTCGTGAGTTAAAGAAAATCAAACGGCTTGACTTGGGGGGGTGAAGTCGTTATTTTCTTCGGCGGTATATCACGGGAGTTTGTTATGACTATGTACGATCACACTTTAACTGATGCGACGCTGGCTCCCCGTGTGTCTGAAACCGTCCGTGGTTGGTGGCGTGCCGCTGTGTGGGTTTGCTGACGGATTGTATTTATTTGAGAATTCTGAATTGACCGCCGTCAGCTTTTTGACGGCGGTTTTTTTTGTAGTAGGTATGCGATGTTTTTGAGTGCGATGACAGAGCTGTTTAATGTTGGCAGACGCTGGTGGTGGACAGGCGCAATGGGAGATGTATGTCCACCACCGGATATCTGGCGATCTTTGTTTGCTTGCACCGCGCGCTACCGGAAGGTGGCGCGCTTTTTTTTTGGAAATTATGGAGATTTTTAATAGTTCAAAGAAAGGAACAGACATGAGTCGCACAATTGTTTTAACAGGTGATCGCCCGACGGGTAAAATGCATTTGGGGCATTATGTCGGGTCGTTGAAGAATCGGTTTGAGATGCAGGATGAGTTTCAGTGTTTTTTTATGATTGCCGATTATCAGGCGCTGACGACGCATAGGGACCGGACAGAAGATCTGGAGCATCACGTCAGAGAAATGGTGC
This window of the Gemmatimonadota bacterium genome carries:
- a CDS encoding VOC family protein, whose product is MSQNKTIGGGGFHHVAIRAHDFEASVKFYTEAMGFQKKISWGEGKRRAIMLDTGDGNYLEIFANGTDEPKPEGSIIHFALRTSDCDAAIERARAAGAEVTIEPKSLEIPSEPHKTPVRIAFCKGPDGEIIEFFQNELT
- a CDS encoding Gfo/Idh/MocA family oxidoreductase — protein: MDRLKIALVGAGRRGAGAHLPVIVQLADVFDFVAICDKDEETAQSLAAEHGVRAYTSVRDLVDNEDIDVADVVVPGVAHHAICCFLAQAGVHQVVETPIAMTRPASDMMIRAARDAGVYLEVAENYYRAPIERLKKKVLVSDVIGEIGRIYRICHEGGYHGMSLLRVLAGGNPRQVIGLSHTTPVIPHIDRMKRHHELERWSLSFLEFDNDVAALMVYSNVIHARSLGRKQAGMDEIDGTAGSIVDGNVYVVPKGELETGAQGVAYEPVRVTETVDGVNVLREIRYELPGGAIAWENPFANYALSEGQVAVADELLSIANAVREDREPDYGAAMGRLDQEMSLAVNASIEADRETIVFPLPDETEVEHNIHRGFEERFLCAWDDVETLVDVFYPRS
- a CDS encoding DUF393 domain-containing protein yields the protein MEKPIVVYDGECRFCIWSVRRMKKKDKRSQFDYLPRQTQGIEDHFPKLASSDFNTGMRLVVGKEDIYVGADAVYQIYRRLPPFHLFAWLYRVPVLHLVFRAGYALIARYRHLSGRVACDTGTCELSYGERVVEKKEDQTA
- a CDS encoding phytanoyl-CoA dioxygenase family protein, with protein sequence MSRRIPLSSPIQSGEPFGEETTREIIDRFHRDGFAHIPGVLEAGEMQALRDRTDALLDDPLLAEEEDLGLHDRRYVQMHGEGDQPFILRNTIALDGIFREMLLREPILSLAEAIVGPNCRFCGQNVLRNQSGVAIERWHVDGAVHFPVSENVPRHDPRIRPPVLWITVQMALSDIERIEHGPTQYVPGSHLSGKDPNSQENPEFEGQGPVSVFCKAGDIYVQDPQCWHRGAPNRSDRTRYLMQSQYAVDWAFRRFGWMNRVPIPEDARVSASDRLLQLLGGRHPEGG
- a CDS encoding mannonate dehydratase yields the protein MIKVAAWCQDPSDATLRQLTQLGVDCVDALPLPTDDRGVFDLDEALKMKKRVHSWGLQVNRISLPGLSKRFMDEEDGAEEELDVACESVQVLGEAGYPLGRVHFDYSTDPWMIGHYRASHRGGYLARGDSLSLAEGDEPPAIAVREQRWGRVCAAYERLVPVAEAAGVRLMMHPSDPPTQDALFGGLGFHRVIDAFPNPCVGYLYCCGTRAEAGGLPLVLDEIHNYGRKGRLFEVHFRNVRASFATAGAFEEVLLDDGDMNMFKILRELKRVGYDGCLNPDHYPTLEGDGPAGNTHALAYSVGYIKALLAALACE